The Anopheles coluzzii chromosome 2, AcolN3, whole genome shotgun sequence genome window below encodes:
- the LOC120952108 gene encoding putative glutathione-specific gamma-glutamylcyclotransferase 2, producing the protein MSEAAHGNRIPQAFEGEEDGQQDIWIFGYGSLVWKADFPFEEKRTGYIKGFLRRFFQNSIDHRGTQDRPGRVVTLVHSDDPESKVWGMGYRIGASEKLQVLSHLDHREKNGYDRHCVKFYPYPPCTAQLNEPQPILLYVATQDNPSFAGLHDTLDEIADQILGSAGQSGKNPEYVYKLAEAMRQLYPGERDDHLFELEQLLLKRECRPEPPTTDGDTSRSEASKEG; encoded by the exons ATGAGCGAGGCGGCCCACGGAAACCGGATACCGCAGGCGTTCGAGGGCGAGGAAGATGGCCAGCAAGACATTTGGATCTTCGGATACGGATCGCTCGTATGGAAGGCCGACTTTCCGTTCGAGGAGAAGCGTACCGGCTACATTAAAGGATTTCTGCGGCGCTTCTTCCAAAACAGTATCGACCATCGGGGCACACAGGACCGG CCTGGCCGTGTGGTGACTTTGGTACACTCGGACGACCCGGAATCGAAGGTGTGGGGCATGGGCTATCGTATCGGTGCGTCGGAGAAGCTGCAGGTACTGAGCCACCTTGACCACCGGGAGAAGAACGGCTACGATCGGCACTGTGTGAAGTTTTATCCCTACCCGCCGTGCACGGCACAGTTGAACGAACCGCAACCGATACTGCTGTACGTGGCCACGCAGGACAATCCATCGTTTGCCGGGCTGCACGACACGCTGGACGAGATTGCGGACCAGATACTGGGGTCCGCTGGGCAGAGTGGGAAAAACCCGGAGTACGTGTACAAGCTGGCGGAAGCGATGAGACAGCTTTACCCGGGCGAGCGGGATGACCATTTGTTCGAGCTGGAGCAGTTGCTGCTAAAGCGTGAGTGTAGGCCAGAGCCACCGACGACGGATGGGGATACCAGCCGGTCGGAAGCTAGTAAGGAAGGCTAG
- the LOC120950062 gene encoding pyruvate dehydrogenase phosphatase regulatory subunit, mitochondrial-like isoform X1: MWNKLLKTVPGPRATGNHTCGTVVRLGSSEATPQVSRQARVVVAGAGLLGNSVAYHLADNGWSNVLVLDQSKVGSGTSHFGSGTIGLFKPTPERNIVVESLKLYQRLQDQGHDIGLRRCGSLNLAQTHDRVIALQRRAAYILPTGMAAELIDSETARKLHPFLYTDDLQGAVYVPDDCIADPAAVVQVLASEAKRKGVKYFEGCQVKYINTKNERVYSVETDVGTITCEYFVNCSGMWARELGLKCKPPVRVPAYPAQHYYALTPTLDLPTDDDNLLPCIRDYDSNLYARQYDQSLLVGWFEKDAKPAFEETKDIPKAWQEHLQDDPGHCAALWEKAVDRLPVLRDLRMPTVRNSPDNFTPDGRFIFGESAEVKNYFVACGMNGNPLQGSGGVGKALAEWIVSGTPTIDMLPFNVQRFLDLHNNRQYLQQRIREVVGRQYAILYPNQAEYKFARKLRCSPLYSVLEARGAVFGTKMGYERALYFDADYRRGDPLPTLPEGSFYKPKFFQHMEKEYQACAQHVGIIDISSFSKIEIKPGIQPDAAGSGGNAVLSYLQYMCANDVNIAVGHIVHTGMLNERGGYENDCMLIRQTEESYFMISPSSQQTRIYEWMSRNLPTDASVQLNDVTSMYTVINVVGPKSTLLMSELSNSDVRLAPFSYRKLNIGYASDVMIMSFTHTGMPGYCLYVPSEYALHVYDRLITRGRDYGARDVGTLTQRLLRIDKFIPFWGDELTSMTTPFEAGVFYSVRLDISQLKKKENFIGRQALERQKRDGLRKRLVLFHVEDIDIDKDVWPWGGEPLYRNNEFCGTVTSAGYGFASEKLVCLGYISRPDSNAVRTITTEFIMDKDAVYHIDIAGKRFRLTQHIHPKAAMASANERQDMSKSYRPTVVKEKKQQKS; encoded by the exons ATGTGGAACAAACTACTTAAAACCGTCCCTGGGCCACGGGCCACGGGAAATCATACGTGCGGAACCGTGGTTCGGCTGGGCAGCAGCGAAGCGACCCCTCAGGTCAGCCGTCAGGCACGTGTCGTAGTGGCAGGGGCAGGACTGTTGGGCAACTCGGTTGCCTACCACCTGGCGGACAACGGGTGGAGCAATGTGCTCGTGCTGGACCAGAGCAAGGTGGGCAGCGGGACGTCCCACTTCGGGTCCGGCACGATCGGGCTGTTCAAGCCGACGCCCGAGCGCAACATTGTGGTGGAAAGCCTGAAGCTGTACCAGCGGCTGCAGGACCAGGGCCACGACATTGGCCTGCGACGGTGCGGCAGTCTTAATTTAGCGCAAACGCACGATCGCGTCATCGCGCTGCAGCGCCGGGCGGCTTACATTCTGCCGACCGGCATGGCGGCCGAGCTGATCGACTCGGAGACGGCCCGGAAGCTGCACCCGTTCCTCTACACGGACGATCTGCAGGGTGCGGTGTACGTGCCGGACGACTGCATTGCCGATCCGGCCGCCGTCGTGCAGGTGCTGGCGAGCGAGGCGAAGCGCAAAGGCGTTAAATACTTCGAGGGCTGTCAGGTGAAGTAT atcaatacaaaaaatgaGCGCGTCTACTCGGTCGAAACGGACGTCGGCACGATCACGTGCGAGTACTTTGTCAATTGTAGCGGCATGTGGGCGCGCGAGCTCGGCCTCAAGTGCAAACCACCGGTCCGGGTGCCGGCCTACCCCGCCCAGCACTATTACGCGCTCACGCCCACCCTCGACCTGCCGACCGACGACGACAATCTGCTGCCCTGCATCCGCGACTACGATTCCAACCTGTACGCGCGCCAGTACGACCAGTCGCTGCTGGTCGGCTGGTTCGAGAAGGACGCCAAGCCGGCGTTCGAGGAGACGAAGGACATCCCGAAGGCCTGGCAGGAGCATCTGCAGGACGATCCGGGCCACTGTGCGGCGCTGTGGGAGAAGGCGGTCGATCGGTTGCCGGTGCTGCGGGATCTCCGCATGCCGACGGTGCGCAACAGCCCGGACAACTTTACGCCCGACGGGCGGTTCATCTTTGGCGAGTCGGCCGAGGTGAAGAACTATTTCGTGGCGTGCGGCATGAACGGCAACCCGCTGCAGGGCTCGGGCGGCGTGGGCAAGGCGCTGGCAGAGTGGATCGTTAGCGGCACGCCGACGATCGATATGTTGCCGTTCAATGTGCAGCGCTTTCTCGACCTGCACAACAACCGGCAGTACCTGCAGCAGCGCATCCGGGAGGTGGTGGGCCGCCAGTACGCGATCCTCTACCCGAACCAGGCCGAGTACAAGTTTGCGCGCAAGCTGCGCTGCTCGCCACTGTACAGCGTGCTGGAGGCACGGGGCGCTGTGTTCGGCACGAAAATGGGCTACGAGCGGGCGCTCTACTTCGATGCGGACTATCGGC GTGGTGATCCGCTGCCCACCCTCCCAGAGGGTAGCTTCTACAAGCCCAAGTTCTTCCAGCACATGGAGAAGGAGTATCAGGCCTGCGCGCAGCACGTCGGCATCATCGACATCTCGTCCTTCTCGAAGATCGAAATTAAGCCCGGCATCCAGCCGGACGCGGCGGGATCGGGCGGCAACGCCGTGCTCAGCTACCTGCAGTACATGTGCGCGAACGACGTGAACATCGCGGTCGGCCACATCGTGCACACCGGGATGCTGAACGAGCGCGGCGGCTACGAGAACGACTGCATGCTGATCCGCCAGACCGAGGAGAGCTACTTCATGATATCGCCTTCCTCGCAGCAGACGCGCATCTACGAGTGGATGTCGCGCAACCTGCCGACCGACGCGTCCGTCCAGCTGAACGACGTCACCTCGATGTACACCGTGATCAACGTGGTCGGACCGAAGTCGACCCTGCTGATGAGCGAACTGTCCAACTCGGACGTCCGGCTGGCACCGTTCAGCTACCGGAAGCTGAACATTGGCTACGCGAGCGACGTCATGATCATGTCCTTCACGCACACCGGCATGCCCGGCTACTGTCTGTACGTGCCGTCCGAGTACGCGCTGCACGTGTACGATCGGCTGATTACGCGCGGGCGCGATTATGGGGCGCGCGACGTCGGCACGCTTACGCAACGGTTGCTGCGCATCGACAAGTTTATACCGTTCTGGGGCGACGAGCTGACCAGCATGACGACCCCGTTCGAGGCGGGCGTGTTTTACTCGGTACGGTTGGAT ATTTCCCaattgaagaaaaaggaaaactttaTCGGCCGACAAGCGCTGGAGCGCCAGAAGCGGGACGGTTTGCGGAAGCGGCTGGTGCTGTTCCACGTGGAGGACATCGACATCGACAAGGACGTGTGGCCGTGGGGTGGTGAGCCGCTGTACAGGAACAACGAATTTTGCGGCACCGTTACCTCGGCCGG CTATGGATTTGCGTCGGAAAAGCTCGTCTGCTTGGGCTACATTAGTCGCCCGGACAGTAACGCGGTGCGCACGATCACGACCGAGTTCATCATGGACAAGGATGCGGTGTACCACATCGACATTGCCGGCAAGCGGTTCCGGCTGACGCAACACATCCACCCGAAGGCGGCAATGGCCAGCGCGAACGAGCGGCAGGATATGAGCAAATCCTATCGCCCGACCGTTGTGAAGgaaaagaagcagcagaaaagttaa
- the LOC120950062 gene encoding pyruvate dehydrogenase phosphatase regulatory subunit, mitochondrial-like isoform X3, with protein MWNKLLKTVPGPRATGNHTCGTVVRLGSSEATPQVSRQARVVVAGAGLLGNSVAYHLADNGWSNVLVLDQSKVGSGTSHFGSGTIGLFKPTPERNIVVESLKLYQRLQDQGHDIGLRRCGSLNLAQTHDRVIALQRRAAYILPTGMAAELIDSETARKLHPFLYTDDLQGAVYVPDDCIADPAAVVQVLASEAKRKGVKYFEGCQVKYINTKNERVYSVETDVGTITCEYFVNCSGMWARELGLKCKPPVRVPAYPAQHYYALTPTLDLPTDDDNLLPCIRDYDSNLYARQYDQSLLVGWFEKDAKPAFEETKDIPKAWQEHLQDDPGHCAALWEKAVDRLPVLRDLRMPTVRNSPDNFTPDGRFIFGESAEVKNYFVACGMNGNPLQGSGGVGKALAEWIVSGTPTIDMLPFNVQRFLDLHNNRQYLQQRIREVVGRQYAILYPNQAEYKFARKLRCSPLYSVLEARGAVFGTKMGYERALYFDADYRRGDPLPTLPEGSFYKPKFFQHMEKEYQACAQHVGIIDISSFSKIEIKPGIQPDAAGSGGNAVLSYLQYMCANDVNIAVGHIVHTGMLNERGGYENDCMLIRQTEESYFMISPSSQQTRIYEWMSRNLPTDASVQLNDVTSMYTVINVVGPKSTLLMSELSNSDVRLAPFSYRKLNIGYASDVMIMSFTHTGMPGYCLYVPSEYALHVYDRLITRGRDYGARDVGTLTQRLLRIDKFIPFWGDELTSMTTPFEAGVFYSVRLDKKENFIGRQALERQKRDGLRKRLVLFHVEDIDIDKDVWPWGGEPLYRNNEFCGTVTSAGYGFASEKLVCLGYISRPDSNAVRTITTEFIMDKDAVYHIDIAGKRFRLTQHIHPKAAMASANERQDMSKSYRPTVVKEKKQQKS; from the exons ATGTGGAACAAACTACTTAAAACCGTCCCTGGGCCACGGGCCACGGGAAATCATACGTGCGGAACCGTGGTTCGGCTGGGCAGCAGCGAAGCGACCCCTCAGGTCAGCCGTCAGGCACGTGTCGTAGTGGCAGGGGCAGGACTGTTGGGCAACTCGGTTGCCTACCACCTGGCGGACAACGGGTGGAGCAATGTGCTCGTGCTGGACCAGAGCAAGGTGGGCAGCGGGACGTCCCACTTCGGGTCCGGCACGATCGGGCTGTTCAAGCCGACGCCCGAGCGCAACATTGTGGTGGAAAGCCTGAAGCTGTACCAGCGGCTGCAGGACCAGGGCCACGACATTGGCCTGCGACGGTGCGGCAGTCTTAATTTAGCGCAAACGCACGATCGCGTCATCGCGCTGCAGCGCCGGGCGGCTTACATTCTGCCGACCGGCATGGCGGCCGAGCTGATCGACTCGGAGACGGCCCGGAAGCTGCACCCGTTCCTCTACACGGACGATCTGCAGGGTGCGGTGTACGTGCCGGACGACTGCATTGCCGATCCGGCCGCCGTCGTGCAGGTGCTGGCGAGCGAGGCGAAGCGCAAAGGCGTTAAATACTTCGAGGGCTGTCAGGTGAAGTAT atcaatacaaaaaatgaGCGCGTCTACTCGGTCGAAACGGACGTCGGCACGATCACGTGCGAGTACTTTGTCAATTGTAGCGGCATGTGGGCGCGCGAGCTCGGCCTCAAGTGCAAACCACCGGTCCGGGTGCCGGCCTACCCCGCCCAGCACTATTACGCGCTCACGCCCACCCTCGACCTGCCGACCGACGACGACAATCTGCTGCCCTGCATCCGCGACTACGATTCCAACCTGTACGCGCGCCAGTACGACCAGTCGCTGCTGGTCGGCTGGTTCGAGAAGGACGCCAAGCCGGCGTTCGAGGAGACGAAGGACATCCCGAAGGCCTGGCAGGAGCATCTGCAGGACGATCCGGGCCACTGTGCGGCGCTGTGGGAGAAGGCGGTCGATCGGTTGCCGGTGCTGCGGGATCTCCGCATGCCGACGGTGCGCAACAGCCCGGACAACTTTACGCCCGACGGGCGGTTCATCTTTGGCGAGTCGGCCGAGGTGAAGAACTATTTCGTGGCGTGCGGCATGAACGGCAACCCGCTGCAGGGCTCGGGCGGCGTGGGCAAGGCGCTGGCAGAGTGGATCGTTAGCGGCACGCCGACGATCGATATGTTGCCGTTCAATGTGCAGCGCTTTCTCGACCTGCACAACAACCGGCAGTACCTGCAGCAGCGCATCCGGGAGGTGGTGGGCCGCCAGTACGCGATCCTCTACCCGAACCAGGCCGAGTACAAGTTTGCGCGCAAGCTGCGCTGCTCGCCACTGTACAGCGTGCTGGAGGCACGGGGCGCTGTGTTCGGCACGAAAATGGGCTACGAGCGGGCGCTCTACTTCGATGCGGACTATCGGC GTGGTGATCCGCTGCCCACCCTCCCAGAGGGTAGCTTCTACAAGCCCAAGTTCTTCCAGCACATGGAGAAGGAGTATCAGGCCTGCGCGCAGCACGTCGGCATCATCGACATCTCGTCCTTCTCGAAGATCGAAATTAAGCCCGGCATCCAGCCGGACGCGGCGGGATCGGGCGGCAACGCCGTGCTCAGCTACCTGCAGTACATGTGCGCGAACGACGTGAACATCGCGGTCGGCCACATCGTGCACACCGGGATGCTGAACGAGCGCGGCGGCTACGAGAACGACTGCATGCTGATCCGCCAGACCGAGGAGAGCTACTTCATGATATCGCCTTCCTCGCAGCAGACGCGCATCTACGAGTGGATGTCGCGCAACCTGCCGACCGACGCGTCCGTCCAGCTGAACGACGTCACCTCGATGTACACCGTGATCAACGTGGTCGGACCGAAGTCGACCCTGCTGATGAGCGAACTGTCCAACTCGGACGTCCGGCTGGCACCGTTCAGCTACCGGAAGCTGAACATTGGCTACGCGAGCGACGTCATGATCATGTCCTTCACGCACACCGGCATGCCCGGCTACTGTCTGTACGTGCCGTCCGAGTACGCGCTGCACGTGTACGATCGGCTGATTACGCGCGGGCGCGATTATGGGGCGCGCGACGTCGGCACGCTTACGCAACGGTTGCTGCGCATCGACAAGTTTATACCGTTCTGGGGCGACGAGCTGACCAGCATGACGACCCCGTTCGAGGCGGGCGTGTTTTACTCGGTACGGTTGGAT aaaaaggaaaactttaTCGGCCGACAAGCGCTGGAGCGCCAGAAGCGGGACGGTTTGCGGAAGCGGCTGGTGCTGTTCCACGTGGAGGACATCGACATCGACAAGGACGTGTGGCCGTGGGGTGGTGAGCCGCTGTACAGGAACAACGAATTTTGCGGCACCGTTACCTCGGCCGG CTATGGATTTGCGTCGGAAAAGCTCGTCTGCTTGGGCTACATTAGTCGCCCGGACAGTAACGCGGTGCGCACGATCACGACCGAGTTCATCATGGACAAGGATGCGGTGTACCACATCGACATTGCCGGCAAGCGGTTCCGGCTGACGCAACACATCCACCCGAAGGCGGCAATGGCCAGCGCGAACGAGCGGCAGGATATGAGCAAATCCTATCGCCCGACCGTTGTGAAGgaaaagaagcagcagaaaagttaa
- the LOC120950062 gene encoding pyruvate dehydrogenase phosphatase regulatory subunit, mitochondrial-like isoform X2, with translation MWNKLLKTVPGPRATGNHTCGTVVRLGSSEATPQVSRQARVVVAGAGLLGNSVAYHLADNGWSNVLVLDQSKVGSGTSHFGSGTIGLFKPTPERNIVVESLKLYQRLQDQGHDIGLRRCGSLNLAQTHDRVIALQRRAAYILPTGMAAELIDSETARKLHPFLYTDDLQGAVYVPDDCIADPAAVVQVLASEAKRKGVKYFEGCQVKYINTKNERVYSVETDVGTITCEYFVNCSGMWARELGLKCKPPVRVPAYPAQHYYALTPTLDLPTDDDNLLPCIRDYDSNLYARQYDQSLLVGWFEKDAKPAFEETKDIPKAWQEHLQDDPGHCAALWEKAVDRLPVLRDLRMPTVRNSPDNFTPDGRFIFGESAEVKNYFVACGMNGNPLQGSGGVGKALAEWIVSGTPTIDMLPFNVQRFLDLHNNRQYLQQRIREVVGRQYAILYPNQAEYKFARKLRCSPLYSVLEARGAVFGTKMGYERALYFDADYRRGDPLPTLPEGSFYKPKFFQHMEKEYQACAQHVGIIDISSFSKIEIKPGIQPDAAGSGGNAVLSYLQYMCANDVNIAVGHIVHTGMLNERGGYENDCMLIRQTEESYFMISPSSQQTRIYEWMSRNLPTDASVQLNDVTSMYTVINVVGPKSTLLMSELSNSDVRLAPFSYRKLNIGYASDVMIMSFTHTGMPGYCLYVPSEYALHVYDRLITRGRDYGARDVGTLTQRLLRIDKFIPFWGDELTSMTTPFEAGVFYSISQLKKKENFIGRQALERQKRDGLRKRLVLFHVEDIDIDKDVWPWGGEPLYRNNEFCGTVTSAGYGFASEKLVCLGYISRPDSNAVRTITTEFIMDKDAVYHIDIAGKRFRLTQHIHPKAAMASANERQDMSKSYRPTVVKEKKQQKS, from the exons ATGTGGAACAAACTACTTAAAACCGTCCCTGGGCCACGGGCCACGGGAAATCATACGTGCGGAACCGTGGTTCGGCTGGGCAGCAGCGAAGCGACCCCTCAGGTCAGCCGTCAGGCACGTGTCGTAGTGGCAGGGGCAGGACTGTTGGGCAACTCGGTTGCCTACCACCTGGCGGACAACGGGTGGAGCAATGTGCTCGTGCTGGACCAGAGCAAGGTGGGCAGCGGGACGTCCCACTTCGGGTCCGGCACGATCGGGCTGTTCAAGCCGACGCCCGAGCGCAACATTGTGGTGGAAAGCCTGAAGCTGTACCAGCGGCTGCAGGACCAGGGCCACGACATTGGCCTGCGACGGTGCGGCAGTCTTAATTTAGCGCAAACGCACGATCGCGTCATCGCGCTGCAGCGCCGGGCGGCTTACATTCTGCCGACCGGCATGGCGGCCGAGCTGATCGACTCGGAGACGGCCCGGAAGCTGCACCCGTTCCTCTACACGGACGATCTGCAGGGTGCGGTGTACGTGCCGGACGACTGCATTGCCGATCCGGCCGCCGTCGTGCAGGTGCTGGCGAGCGAGGCGAAGCGCAAAGGCGTTAAATACTTCGAGGGCTGTCAGGTGAAGTAT atcaatacaaaaaatgaGCGCGTCTACTCGGTCGAAACGGACGTCGGCACGATCACGTGCGAGTACTTTGTCAATTGTAGCGGCATGTGGGCGCGCGAGCTCGGCCTCAAGTGCAAACCACCGGTCCGGGTGCCGGCCTACCCCGCCCAGCACTATTACGCGCTCACGCCCACCCTCGACCTGCCGACCGACGACGACAATCTGCTGCCCTGCATCCGCGACTACGATTCCAACCTGTACGCGCGCCAGTACGACCAGTCGCTGCTGGTCGGCTGGTTCGAGAAGGACGCCAAGCCGGCGTTCGAGGAGACGAAGGACATCCCGAAGGCCTGGCAGGAGCATCTGCAGGACGATCCGGGCCACTGTGCGGCGCTGTGGGAGAAGGCGGTCGATCGGTTGCCGGTGCTGCGGGATCTCCGCATGCCGACGGTGCGCAACAGCCCGGACAACTTTACGCCCGACGGGCGGTTCATCTTTGGCGAGTCGGCCGAGGTGAAGAACTATTTCGTGGCGTGCGGCATGAACGGCAACCCGCTGCAGGGCTCGGGCGGCGTGGGCAAGGCGCTGGCAGAGTGGATCGTTAGCGGCACGCCGACGATCGATATGTTGCCGTTCAATGTGCAGCGCTTTCTCGACCTGCACAACAACCGGCAGTACCTGCAGCAGCGCATCCGGGAGGTGGTGGGCCGCCAGTACGCGATCCTCTACCCGAACCAGGCCGAGTACAAGTTTGCGCGCAAGCTGCGCTGCTCGCCACTGTACAGCGTGCTGGAGGCACGGGGCGCTGTGTTCGGCACGAAAATGGGCTACGAGCGGGCGCTCTACTTCGATGCGGACTATCGGC GTGGTGATCCGCTGCCCACCCTCCCAGAGGGTAGCTTCTACAAGCCCAAGTTCTTCCAGCACATGGAGAAGGAGTATCAGGCCTGCGCGCAGCACGTCGGCATCATCGACATCTCGTCCTTCTCGAAGATCGAAATTAAGCCCGGCATCCAGCCGGACGCGGCGGGATCGGGCGGCAACGCCGTGCTCAGCTACCTGCAGTACATGTGCGCGAACGACGTGAACATCGCGGTCGGCCACATCGTGCACACCGGGATGCTGAACGAGCGCGGCGGCTACGAGAACGACTGCATGCTGATCCGCCAGACCGAGGAGAGCTACTTCATGATATCGCCTTCCTCGCAGCAGACGCGCATCTACGAGTGGATGTCGCGCAACCTGCCGACCGACGCGTCCGTCCAGCTGAACGACGTCACCTCGATGTACACCGTGATCAACGTGGTCGGACCGAAGTCGACCCTGCTGATGAGCGAACTGTCCAACTCGGACGTCCGGCTGGCACCGTTCAGCTACCGGAAGCTGAACATTGGCTACGCGAGCGACGTCATGATCATGTCCTTCACGCACACCGGCATGCCCGGCTACTGTCTGTACGTGCCGTCCGAGTACGCGCTGCACGTGTACGATCGGCTGATTACGCGCGGGCGCGATTATGGGGCGCGCGACGTCGGCACGCTTACGCAACGGTTGCTGCGCATCGACAAGTTTATACCGTTCTGGGGCGACGAGCTGACCAGCATGACGACCCCGTTCGAGGCGGGCGTGTTTTACTCG ATTTCCCaattgaagaaaaaggaaaactttaTCGGCCGACAAGCGCTGGAGCGCCAGAAGCGGGACGGTTTGCGGAAGCGGCTGGTGCTGTTCCACGTGGAGGACATCGACATCGACAAGGACGTGTGGCCGTGGGGTGGTGAGCCGCTGTACAGGAACAACGAATTTTGCGGCACCGTTACCTCGGCCGG CTATGGATTTGCGTCGGAAAAGCTCGTCTGCTTGGGCTACATTAGTCGCCCGGACAGTAACGCGGTGCGCACGATCACGACCGAGTTCATCATGGACAAGGATGCGGTGTACCACATCGACATTGCCGGCAAGCGGTTCCGGCTGACGCAACACATCCACCCGAAGGCGGCAATGGCCAGCGCGAACGAGCGGCAGGATATGAGCAAATCCTATCGCCCGACCGTTGTGAAGgaaaagaagcagcagaaaagttaa